A portion of the Drosophila innubila isolate TH190305 chromosome 3L unlocalized genomic scaffold, UK_Dinn_1.0 0_D_3L, whole genome shotgun sequence genome contains these proteins:
- the LOC117788892 gene encoding transcription termination factor 3, mitochondrial: protein MFCSWMVRNISKIHNSTQITTKCYSIGEQLRHLRALRGVQNEINVPASVEPAQPAKSTEQRLSEKKKSQKEIALDFGNREAQVPTFNLAAHVNNSSALQQLLSLGVDLHSIERRKGLGDFVLRLDFEQNVKPYLTFLADQGISPDDFGKMITKNPLLFKEDLDDLQTRVEYLKSKRFSDEARQRILTHNPYWLMFSTRRIDRRLGYFQKEFYLSGHDLRLLATKEPRLITYNMEHIRKSVFTLREEMGFSSKELQSLIVRKPRLMMIPPDDIIERFSYVHNDMGLRHKQIVQCPELLASREFRLRERHEFLKLLGRAQYDPQKDLYISPSDVVQGNNFYFVRNVAKSDLQTFDMFLKTR, encoded by the exons ATGTTTTGCTCATGGATGGTACGTAATATTAGTAAAATTCACAATTCCACGCAAATTACAACGAAATGCTATTCAATTGGCGAACAACTACGACATTTGCGTGCTTTGAGAGGTgtacaaaatgaaatcaacGTGCCAGCGTCTGTGGAACCAGCACAGCCTGCTAAGTCAACAGAACAGAGGCTGTCAGAGAAAAAGAAGAGTCAAAAAGAGATTGCACTCGACTTTGGCAATCGGGAGGCGCAGGTGCCCACCTTTAATCTCGCTGCCCATGTGAACAACTCGTCagcgctgcagcagctgctcagcCTGGGCGTTGATCTCCATAGCATTGAACGTCGTAAAGGCCTCGGCGACTTTGTGCTGCGATTGGACTTTGAGCAGAATGTGAAGCCATATTTGACGTTCCTAGCGGATCAGGGCATATCGCCAGATGACTTTGGCAAGATGATTACAAAGAATCCGCTGTTATTTAAAGAAGATCTGGATGATTTGCAGACACGGGTCGAGTACCTGAAAAGTAAACGCTTCTCGGATGAGGCACGACAACGCATTTTAACACATAATCCATATTGGCTGATGTTCTCCACACGTCGCATTGATCGACGCTTGGGATACTTTCAAAAGGAATTCTACTTGAGCGGTCACGATCTGCGCCTGCTGGCCACAAAAGAGCCACGCTTAATTACCTACAACATGGAGCATATTCGCAAATCTGTTTTTACACTGCGCGAAGAAATGGGTTTCAGTTCCAAGGAGCTACAATCGTTGATTGTGCGCAAGCCACGTCTGATGATGATAC CACCGGACGACATCATTGAACGTTTCAGCTATGTCCACAATGACATGGGATTGCGTCACAAGCAGATTGTGCAGTGTCCAGAGCTTTTGGCTTCCCGCGAGTTCCGACTTCGTGAACGGCACGAGTTCCTCAAATTGTTGGGTCGTGCACAATACGATCCACAAAAGGATTTATACATTTCTCCTAGCGACGTGGTGCAAGgcaataacttttatttcgtGCGTAATGTGGCTAAGAGTGATTTGCAAACATTTGacatgtttttgaaaacacgttaa
- the LOC117787823 gene encoding vesicle transport protein SFT2A, with amino-acid sequence MDKLRRVLSGDEPTPEEESSIITQINDMSTLSWSTRIKAFCICFVLGILLSFLGSIALFLHSGIVVFAVFYTIGNLVSMASTCFLMGPFKQIKKMFAETRLIATSIVIVSIVMTFVSAIVLKKAGLTLIFIIIQSLAMTWYSLSYIPYARDAVRNTVSACFEV; translated from the exons ATGGACAAGCTGCGACGTGTGTTAAGTGGCGATGAGCCGACGCCAGAGGAAGAGAGCAGCATCATTACTCAG ATTAATGATATGTCAACGCTTAGCTGGAGCACTCGCATTAAGGCCTTCTGCATATGTTTTGTCTTGGGAATATTGTTATCATTTTTGGGCTCCATAGCGCTGTTTCTACATAGCGGCATCGTTGTCTTTGCCGTTTTCTATACAATAGGAAATTTGGTATCCATGGCCAG CACGTGCTTTCTCATGGGACCCTTTAAGCAGATCAAGAAAATGTTTGCGGAAACTCGTCTGATTGCGACtagcattgttattgtttcaatTGTCATGACATTCGTATCAGCCATTGtg ttgaaaaaAGCTGGACTCACGCTTATATTCATTATCATACAATCCCTGGCCATGACCTGGTATTCGCTATCCTATATACCCTATGCACGAGATGCGGTTAGGAACACAGTCTCCGCATGCTTTGAAGTGTAG
- the LOC117787824 gene encoding phosphatidylserine synthase 1, producing MKKRSNSRGTPTAGDGEKERTSSSGDQSIASAKYKSGASSAPTTPTKRSGNNKNGNSNNGNGNGNKRKEEIAQTFVIVNERPVDDISLDFFYKPHTITLLAVSVLAVMYTAFVRNEANLDDNLWAGLLCIVFFFLIVSVIAFPNGPFTRPHPAVWRILFGCSVLYLLMLQFLMFQNYSTIRNIFYWIDPKLKNFHIDMEKEYGVNCSDVSWERVKGHLDVFAWGHFLGWAFKAILIRHMGILWAISVMWEITEITFAHLLPNFIECWWDALILDVIICNGLGIWMGLKICKILEMREYKWASIKDISTTTGKIKRAMLQFTPESWSAIRWLDPKSTAMRFAAVIQLVIFWQVTELNTFFLKHIFEMPPSHFIVIGRLVFIGLFVAPSVRQYYVYVTDTRCKRVGTQCWVYGAIMVSEAILCIKNGKELFERTQAINIVIWLTVQVLISVSFVYVAVLWQQRQLKKGSTTPTKRQGDSAVNSPTKGNLSPPKEKKIK from the exons atgAAGAAACGTTCCAATTCCCGCGGCACACCAACTGCCGGCGATGGAGAGAAGGAGCGCACAAGTTCCAGTGGAGACCAGAGCATAGCATCTGCTAAGTACAAATCCGGTGCGTCCAGtgcaccaacaacaccaacaaaacgcagtggcaacaacaaaaacggcaacagcaacaatggcaacggcaatggcaacaaacgTAAAGAGGAAATTGCACAGacctttgttattgttaatgaACGGCCGGTGGATGACATTTCCTTGGATTTTTTCTATAAGCCTCATACCATCACCCTTCTGGCCGTCTCCGTGCTGGCGGTCATGTATACCGCATTTGTCAG GAACGAAGCGAACTTAGATGACAACCTTTGGGCGGGACTTTTATGCATTGTATTCTTCTTTCTGATCGTTTCGGTAATTGCATTTCCAAATGGACCATTTACACGACCACATCCGGCCGTTTGGCGCATCCTCTTTGGCTGTTCCGTATTGTATCTGCTCATGCTGCAGTTTCTCATGTTCCAAAATTATTCAACCATACGAAATATATTCTATTGGATCGATCCAAAGTTGAAAAACTTTCACATAGACATGGAGAAG GAATACGGTGTAAATTGCTCGGATGTTAGTTGGGAACGTGTTAAGGGTCATTTGGATGTCTTTGCCTGGGGACACTTTTTGGGCTGGGCCTTTAAGGCCATACTCATTCGTCACATGGGCATTTTGTGGGCTATATCTGTGATGTGGGAAATAACGGAGATAACCTTTGCCCACCTGTTGCCCAATTTTATTGAATGCTGGTGGGATGCTCTCATTCTTGATGTGATCATCTGCAATGGCCTTGGCATCTGGATGGGCCTCAAGATCTGTAAAATACTCGAAATGCGCGAATACAAATGGGCTAGCATTAAGGATATATCAACGACAACGGGCAAAATCAAACGTGCCATGCTACAGTTTACACCAGAAAGTTGGTCAGCTATACGTTGGCTCGATCCCAAGTCAACGGCCATGAGATTTGCCGCTGTTATACAGTTGGTGATATTCTGGCAGGTCACCGAACTGAATACGTTCTTCTTGAAGCACATTTTCGAGATGCCTCCCAgtcattttattgttattggacGTTTAGTATTCATTGGACTGTTTGTTGCGCCTTCCGTTAG gcaatattacgtatacgtcacCGACACGCGCTGCAAACGCGTCGGCACCCAATGTTGGGTTTACGGCGCTATTATGGTCTCCGAGGCCATTCTTTGCATCAAGAATGGCAAGGAGTTGTTTGAGCGCACGCAAGCCATCAACATTGTGATCTGGCTGACCGTGCAGGTGCTAATATCGGTGTCATTTGTCTACGTTGCCGTTCTGTGGCAG CAGCGTCAACTGAAAAAGGGGTCCACAACGCCCACAAAACGACAAGGAGACAGCGCTGTGAACTCACCAACTAAAG GTAATTTGTCGCCGCCTAAAGagaagaaaatcaaatga
- the LOC117786492 gene encoding cytosolic Fe-S cluster assembly factor NUBP2 homolog, giving the protein MLDKVKNVIVVLSGKGGVGKSTVSTQLALALRATGHKVGLLDIDLCGPSVPYLLGLENSDIYQCDDGWVPIYTDESKTLAVMSIGFLLKNRSDPVIWRGPKKTMMIRQFLTDVKWEELDYLIIDTPPGTSDEHITVMECMREVPCNGAIIVTTPQGVALDDVRKEITFCKKTGIKLLGIVENMSGFVCPHCTECTNIFSSNGGVELAQLAQVPHLGTLPIDPRVGVLAGTTASVLNELPDSSTAQVLRGIVQHLDALTTAVPTPA; this is encoded by the exons ATGTTAGACAAAGTTAAAAATGTCATTGTAGTGCTTTCGGGCAAAGGTGGCGTGGGCAAATCAACAGTTAGCACACAATTGGCCTTGGCATTGCGTGCAACAGGTCAcaag GTTGGCCTGCTGGACATAGATCTATGCGGTCCCAGTGTGCCATATTTGCTAGGTCTCGAGAACAGCGATATTTACCAATGTGACGATGGCTGGGTGCCCATTTATACAGATGAGAGCAAAACACTTGCTGTCATGTCCATTGGATTTCTGCTGAAGAACCGCAGTGATCCAGTGATTTGGCGGGGACCCAAGAAAACAATGATGATCAGGCAGTTTCTAACGGACGTCAAATGGGAGGAGCTAGACTATCTAATCATCGACACCCCGCCCGGCACCTCAGATGAGCATATCACAGTCATGGAATGCATGCGAGAGGTTCCCTGCAACGGGGCGATTATTGTAACTACGCCGCAGGGTGTCGCTTTGGATGACGTGCGCAAAGAGATAACATTTTGCAAGAAGACGGGCATCAAGCTGCTGGGCATTGTCGAGAATATGAGCGG CTTCGTTTGTCCACATTGCACGGAATGCACCAACATATTCTCCTCGAATGGCGGCGTGGAGTTGGCACAGCTGGCACAGGTGCCACATTTGGGCACATTGCCCATCGATCCACGTGTGGGCGTATTGGCTGGTACCACGGCTTCGGTGTTAAACGAGCTACCCGATTCGAGTACGGCGCAAGTATTGCGCGGTATTGTGCAACATTTAGATGCGCTGACGACGGCAGTGCCAACGCCTGCTTAA